The DNA segment CTGAAACTACATCTTAAGCACTTTTGTTATTGTGGTTTGCTCGGCGGTTTTAATTTCTACATAATACACCCCGTTTTCAAACTCAAAATCAATAACCACTTGCGATGCTTCATTATAATTACCCGCCATTATCTTTTTGCCTTGCAAATTATAAACAGCTATTTCTACTTTGGGTTGAGAGGCTCCCAAGTGAACCGCTAATTGACTTTTAACCGGATTAGGAAATAGTTGTATTGATGGCAAAGTCGGGTTTGAAACTATCCCCACCCCGTTTATGGTATAACAGGTTGAGGTATCTACACACGTTCCCTTTTTAACTATCACGGCGTAGCTGCCATTTTTAACTGCGGTATAAAGGCGGTTTTGACCGTTATTAACAACACTGTAATTATTATTACAATCTACCCATTGATACGAATCTAATGATGGAGGTGCATGCAAGGTTAGCCCGTTAACAATTACGGTGCTGCTAATAGTATCAATCGTTAACTGTATGGTAAGCAGGCTATCACACCCTTGTTTATTGATAAGCGTATCCCTATATACCCCGGTATTAGTATAAACATATTTGCCGCTGGGAGAGGTGTAGCTTTTACAAGCCGCGGTCTGTATTGTAGCCGTTGTTGAGGAAGCCCTTGTAAACTGTATGGTGATAATACTATCGCACCCGTTGCTGCCCGCTACAATATCCGTATAAGTGCCGCTTACAGTGTATATCTTTCCTGTGGCTGATGTATAATCCGTGCACGAGGTAATACTGGTTGTTACTTCATTTACTTTTTCGCACGCTGCCAACTTCATTACCATATAATCAGCAATACCCGATGCCGTAATATCCTTAGAGTTTGCCGTAGGGTCAAAATCAACCGTTCTTCTAAAAGAACCCCCAAGGTAAACATTGCCGCGCAAGTCGGTTTCAACAGCCGTCGCCAAATCATCCTGAGCCCCCCCCAGTGTTAAAGCATCCACAAATTGTCCCGCACTATCTAAAGTAAGAAGGAACATATCTTCCCCACCCAGCGATTGTCGGTTTTCAACTCCTGAGTTGGGGTCAAAATCAACCGTAAGCGCAAAATATCCGCAAACAAAAATATTCTTGTTATTACTGCTTGTAATTTTCCTCGCCCACACTCTGTCGCCGATAGATTTCACCCAAATCAACTTCCCGGTGGTATCCAGT comes from the Bacteroidota bacterium genome and includes:
- a CDS encoding T9SS type A sorting domain-containing protein yields the protein MKNYYKWIVLFFYLLIHYSTSAQPFYTHWVKTEGKASKFSSVSAVQHASNGQMYVCGSVDNDFFVKKYDAKGALIWDNTFPGSGIDYATSLAIDDNENIYITGYFQNTIDFDPGPNTASRTGAGNSDYFILSLNKNGQYRWAYSFGATGDDFGNSVAFSNDGSVYVTGYYEGTVDFDPSSSSHNLMSVGFIDAFVHKIDTSGNFIWAKSIGGSSYDYGHSIVTDKTGSVYLAGYFFSTIDCDPGSGVYSLTSAGNRDILLVKLDSAGNFLWANRHGAANDDRAQSVHLTNDGELVITGYFTDSVDFDPSGAELKLYSPIVGSFIQKLDTTGKLIWVKSIGDRVWARKITSSNNKNIFVCGYFALTVDFDPNSGVENRQSLGGEDMFLLTLDSAGQFVDALTLGGAQDDLATAVETDLRGNVYLGGSFRRTVDFDPTANSKDITASGIADYMVMKLAACEKVNEVTTSITSCTDYTSATGKIYTVSGTYTDIVAGSNGCDSIITIQFTRASSTTATIQTAACKSYTSPSGKYVYTNTGVYRDTLINKQGCDSLLTIQLTIDTISSTVIVNGLTLHAPPSLDSYQWVDCNNNYSVVNNGQNRLYTAVKNGSYAVIVKKGTCVDTSTCYTINGVGIVSNPTLPSIQLFPNPVKSQLAVHLGASQPKVEIAVYNLQGKKIMAGNYNEASQVVIDFEFENGVYYVEIKTAEQTTITKVLKM